A genome region from Flavobacterium sp. CFS9 includes the following:
- a CDS encoding glycosyltransferase family 2 protein, with protein sequence MLSILIPVYNYDVVSLVKKLHEQALELNITFEIICMDDASNLFTNENQQINQFKNSSFVILKKNIGRSAIRNLLAEKAAYQNLLFLDADTFPVHENFLLNYISKIDNREKIIYGGILYEKSKPSKDQILRWVYGTKREALSVSDRDKNVHLSFLTLNFLIQKSIFSKVNFNESIPNLRHEDTLFSYELMQNKIEITHLENPVYHLGIEDSKTFLKKSEEAVLGLKNLVDSDLISKDYVKLSYYFVIIKKIRLRSLVSFGFKILKPLFKKQLLSKNPSLFLFDLYRLGYYCSIN encoded by the coding sequence GTGCTTTCTATTTTAATTCCGGTTTATAATTATGATGTTGTTTCATTAGTTAAAAAACTTCATGAACAAGCCTTGGAGTTAAATATCACTTTTGAAATTATCTGTATGGATGATGCTTCAAATCTTTTTACAAATGAAAACCAACAAATTAATCAATTTAAAAATAGTTCATTTGTAATACTTAAGAAAAACATTGGACGAAGTGCCATCCGAAATTTGTTAGCAGAGAAAGCCGCTTATCAAAACTTACTATTTCTCGATGCTGATACATTTCCTGTTCATGAAAATTTTCTTTTGAACTATATTTCAAAAATAGATAATCGTGAAAAAATCATTTATGGAGGTATTTTGTATGAAAAATCAAAACCATCCAAAGACCAAATTCTACGATGGGTTTATGGCACAAAAAGAGAAGCCTTAAGTGTTTCTGACCGGGATAAAAATGTGCATCTCTCTTTCCTGACTTTAAACTTTTTAATTCAAAAAAGTATCTTTTCCAAAGTCAATTTTAACGAAAGCATCCCCAATCTAAGACATGAAGATACGCTGTTTTCGTATGAATTAATGCAAAACAAAATTGAAATAACACATTTAGAAAATCCGGTTTACCATTTAGGGATTGAAGACAGTAAAACATTTTTAAAAAAATCTGAAGAAGCCGTTTTAGGATTAAAAAATCTAGTAGATTCAGATTTAATTTCCAAAGATTACGTTAAGCTTTCTTACTATTTTGTAATCATAAAAAAAATCCGCCTTCGATCTTTAGTTTCTTTTGGTTTTAAAATCTTAAAACCTTTATTCAAAAAGCAGTTGTTGAGTAAAAATCCTTCTCTTTTTCTTTTTGACCTTTATCGATTAGGGTATTATTGCAGTATAAATTAA
- a CDS encoding FdtA/QdtA family cupin domain-containing protein yields the protein MDIVMIDFPKIENILGNIAVIEKNTIPFEIKRVYYLYDIPSSSTRGGHSHKKLQQILIAISGSFDVVLKDGEIEKTVVLNKPDKGLLIKNNIWRELENFSSGAVCLVLASEVFEEEDYIRNYDDFLISKK from the coding sequence ATGGATATAGTAATGATTGATTTTCCAAAAATTGAAAATATCTTAGGTAATATTGCAGTAATTGAAAAGAATACAATTCCTTTCGAGATAAAAAGAGTTTATTATTTATACGATATTCCAAGTTCTTCTACAAGAGGAGGTCATTCTCATAAAAAGCTGCAGCAAATCTTAATCGCAATTTCAGGGAGTTTTGATGTAGTCTTAAAAGATGGCGAAATTGAAAAAACAGTAGTTTTAAATAAACCGGATAAAGGTTTGTTGATTAAGAATAATATATGGCGTGAGCTCGAAAATTTTTCGTCCGGAGCTGTATGTTTGGTTTTAGCATCGGAAGTTTTTGAAGAAGAGGATTATATAAGGAATTACGATGATTTTTTGATATCAAAAAAATGA
- a CDS encoding glycosyltransferase, translated as MQDKLLVTVICLCYNHENFVVESLFSVIQQDYPFIELIIIDDCSTDNSKSVIKRWLPDYPEVKFLINESNLGITKSFNKALKLAKGDYIIDLAADDVLVPNCVSLQIETFKKSTFTNLGVVYGNAELITEKGEFDSYYFPVDHNHKTIKKKQNGDIYKSVLSGLDSICSVSSMTKKTVYDALNGYDETLAYEDLDFWIRASRVYEFDFIDEILVKKRISDNSLTSSFYDNKKLTFRKMNLSTYLILKKAIHLNQTKKEDLAIQKRVHHEIVHTFQIKDYNLFFKNVGLRFWLLWRTTFKKY; from the coding sequence ATGCAAGATAAATTATTAGTCACTGTTATTTGCTTGTGCTATAACCACGAAAATTTTGTGGTAGAGAGTTTATTTTCCGTGATACAACAAGATTATCCGTTTATCGAATTGATAATCATCGATGATTGCAGTACTGATAATTCAAAAAGTGTAATTAAAAGGTGGCTCCCGGATTACCCTGAAGTTAAATTTCTTATTAATGAAAGTAACTTAGGAATCACCAAATCATTTAATAAGGCTCTAAAATTGGCTAAAGGAGATTATATCATTGATTTGGCTGCAGATGACGTTTTAGTCCCTAATTGTGTTTCTTTGCAAATTGAAACTTTTAAGAAAAGTACCTTTACAAATCTTGGTGTTGTATACGGAAATGCTGAACTGATTACAGAAAAAGGTGAATTTGATTCTTATTATTTCCCTGTAGATCATAATCATAAAACTATCAAGAAAAAACAAAATGGTGATATTTATAAGAGCGTCCTCTCAGGTTTAGACAGCATTTGTTCCGTTTCTTCCATGACAAAAAAAACTGTTTATGATGCATTAAATGGGTATGATGAAACACTTGCTTATGAAGATTTAGATTTTTGGATTAGAGCCTCTCGTGTCTATGAATTTGACTTTATTGACGAAATTTTGGTTAAAAAAAGAATTTCCGATAATTCATTAACTTCTAGTTTCTACGACAATAAAAAGTTAACGTTTCGGAAAATGAATTTATCAACTTATTTAATTCTTAAAAAAGCCATTCATTTAAACCAAACTAAAAAAGAAGATCTTGCAATTCAGAAAAGAGTGCATCATGAGATTGTACATACTTTTCAAATCAAAGATTATAATTTATTTTTTAAAAACGTCGGCTTACGATTCTGGTTGCTCTGGAGGACTACTTTTAAAAAGTATTAG
- a CDS encoding RHS repeat-associated core domain-containing protein — MRQFYLFILIIITNLTFSQNFTDTKGELQISASGTAIYTLPIATPPSIKSVAPIINLTYSSGIRGGIAGQGWSINSISAISRIATRRDIDGFVDGVDFDDNDKLALDGQRLLIKTGTYWANGSTYETEYKNNTKIELKIEGSITYFIVTAPDGSRSWYGSKSSGSLQNSVSLNAWYIVHFEDVNGNFIDYNYKTVTYNSSNQLYIDNIAFSGNTAAGIAAQNKISFNYRNSKRIERDYLKGVPVYATQILDNIQVYANNGIFRTYKLTHTEDGQLGYERVSSIKEINAQNEESNPVEFKYDSSPVNQERTEKEYTNNLEFDKTDLAGDFDGDGRLDFIVDRKMFTKLFEGNSGNTPITMPFYASSGKTFAATTLTDNKINQFNSIIDPEENLDYVTFKYYNLVGGSVNLVHSKSVAISNIVINEIQCSTGGGGGETSRMSKSSNTTTEFPTLVNLNNQYIEGDFNGDGISDVIVLQFHQVDHYGMDSPCIGPGGEALNCNCILKSTSIGSCISRAYFVNLNPNASTEFNTKDFVSLPEFTFCNETEKRFIGDFNGDGKADILIVNKTTKNYRIVSIRQLTVAPWAAVEVIGTGNLDQFSDTKQMPLGDFNGDGKVDVMLPTSEGGSGDINWNIYYSNGNTSGGEFFTKENLNIVEYWPDTKTHYNTQRHWSNYYAMDINKDGKSDLVRVWRKFYKESWTINNHDTEWQVTGFANNIGTVNGTVFNLTYDSGVIHSNSPDVPIPINSNFKYNGANTDLVFVRGHYNKIEYYQFNKNVDAENRLISVTESNGNIKQTIEYKPMEAADSGLGNSSTDFYSSENGVTYPNIEIIRNPGAYLVSKLTAKINGVSKYQDFRYRGYVSNFNFGTVGFVKTTRSSWYLNSGDAKIWTTQFNDVALKGANTITWTSTDGSTVFNSAPSNLLSTKTNEFAVYTEGGGDAVSSRTIPNTITIQDPVTVGQTYKASGSIIALSKVNDDVAVVYQAPEIILKPGFIASANNNNKFTASPVAASQGGSAPNSNGSVYNVLLTKQTTVDHLTGVKNETSFTYDGTVQSTNYFGLEVRNVSKQYSGATLQGTTTVDTEYDNNPTGVGNAYYVGRPKKINSSKTVYTGDNRTSEEKYTYTGSNLTRTEKKGHNTYPIIEDMSYDSLGNLLTKTVSAPGAPSPPAARTITDEYESTKRFVVKKTDHQGFVTNFEYNALGQVTKSTDYLGVVNDYIYDNWGKVTNTTTQNTAATPLTSAIVYTKLSDGGYTTTTTTNTDGKTITQYDVLGRAVVTTTKGFAVGTMVSKQVVYDGLGRKTKESEPYFSSPGQWTVYEYDYLMRPEKITSPTGKVQSLSYSGLTTTSNDDGKVTTITVDALGNKTQTTDPGGAVNFIYYANGQLKESDYQGNKVSISIDGWGNKVGMTDPSAGTYTYSYDAFGQIKTETTPNGTTAYVYDTAGKTIEKTIVGNNTNSKTTYAYNPATNLITTSTFVNNLEGNSITNSFEYDSYKRVSKTIENTPYATFTKEITYDTFGRADKETATAAIGGKSSSKKLKHTYQNSFPWQIVDDATQQVLWQTNSLNERGQLTNASLGNGIAVNNNYDQYGYASQFKWDRTVTNPGNVMTLTTAFEPKRGNLTNRTNNLFNWNENFTYDELDRLLTYNNAQGQQETQTYDAKGKITQNNLGTYNYTVTGKTYQNNSITLSTQALDYYKNRGTGANSAPKLDLDIAYNTFKSPATIKERGRDGNYIEYLSFTYNDGNDRSTMFYGGGQEDKLFRPLRKHYSGDGTMEIKENRTTGVIEFVTYIGGDGYSAPLVVKSDGTAQNYLYLHRDYQGTILAVTDNSGTIIEKRLFDAWGAILKVQNGVGTDLGLLTVLDRGYTGHEHLQSIGIINMNGRLYDPKLHRFLQPDNFIQDPSNTQNYNRYGYVLNNPLKYTDPSGEYAEIGFLAAVGIGAAIAAVTYTLTALLADVPFSVGGLVKSTFIGAASAAVTFGIGSASTELFTNFFSRAAFQAVAHGTFQGSMTAISGGKFWSGFAAGALSSVASSLWSGGSSMSEVGKNGAAVANTGMSGLGGSFANSGLGMIAFGTVSGGTGAALTGGNFWQGAVTGLVVSGLNHFVHEIKESTSLRQKIENGGLNPDAKPEMTSEFITETLNPKVEGLQTSYEAGGKPSFIFSDGTSENVAEHNLSSTNRITIYEKNAKSIYRLVSSLFHEYRHAYQIVTHFYSRAQNIYGPLGPEGVYSKLRALIEWDAYNYQINVGGEVDGFIFGQRDLMKKYFEGK; from the coding sequence ATGAGGCAATTTTACCTTTTCATTTTAATTATAATTACGAATTTAACTTTTTCTCAAAATTTCACAGATACCAAAGGAGAATTACAAATTTCTGCATCAGGAACAGCCATTTACACTTTACCTATTGCTACACCACCAAGTATAAAAAGCGTTGCCCCTATAATTAATCTTACTTATAGCAGCGGTATTAGAGGAGGTATTGCAGGACAAGGGTGGAGTATAAACAGCATTTCGGCCATTAGCCGTATAGCTACACGACGTGACATTGATGGTTTTGTTGATGGAGTTGATTTCGATGATAATGACAAATTAGCATTAGACGGACAGCGTTTATTGATAAAAACAGGAACATATTGGGCAAATGGTTCTACTTATGAGACGGAGTATAAAAACAATACAAAAATTGAACTAAAAATAGAAGGTTCAATTACTTATTTTATTGTGACAGCTCCTGACGGATCACGAAGCTGGTATGGTTCTAAAAGTTCCGGGAGTTTGCAAAATTCAGTTTCGTTAAACGCCTGGTATATTGTTCACTTTGAAGATGTAAACGGCAATTTTATTGACTATAATTATAAAACAGTTACTTATAATAGTTCCAATCAATTGTACATTGACAATATAGCTTTTAGTGGAAATACAGCTGCAGGAATTGCTGCACAGAATAAAATCAGTTTTAATTATAGAAATTCGAAGCGTATTGAGAGGGATTATCTAAAGGGAGTTCCAGTTTATGCAACTCAAATACTTGATAATATACAAGTTTATGCAAACAATGGTATTTTTAGAACATACAAACTTACTCATACAGAAGATGGACAATTGGGGTATGAACGAGTATCAAGCATAAAAGAAATAAATGCACAGAATGAAGAATCGAATCCGGTAGAGTTCAAGTACGATTCCAGTCCGGTAAATCAAGAGAGAACAGAAAAAGAATACACGAATAATCTGGAATTTGATAAAACAGATTTAGCGGGGGATTTTGATGGGGATGGCAGATTGGATTTTATTGTAGATCGAAAAATGTTTACTAAATTGTTTGAAGGGAATAGTGGAAATACACCTATAACAATGCCTTTTTATGCATCATCTGGAAAAACATTTGCCGCTACTACCTTAACTGATAATAAAATAAATCAGTTTAACAGCATAATCGATCCTGAAGAAAATCTCGATTATGTGACTTTTAAATATTATAATCTTGTTGGTGGTTCAGTAAATTTGGTTCATTCTAAATCAGTTGCAATTTCGAATATTGTAATCAATGAAATTCAGTGCAGTACAGGAGGCGGCGGAGGAGAAACAAGTCGAATGAGCAAAAGTAGTAATACAACTACTGAATTCCCAACGCTGGTTAATTTAAACAATCAGTACATTGAAGGAGACTTTAACGGTGATGGAATTTCAGATGTTATAGTTCTTCAATTTCACCAAGTTGACCATTATGGAATGGATAGCCCTTGTATTGGGCCTGGTGGAGAAGCTTTGAATTGTAATTGTATTTTGAAAAGCACAAGTATAGGCAGTTGTATTAGCAGAGCTTATTTTGTAAATTTAAATCCAAACGCTTCAACAGAGTTTAATACAAAAGATTTTGTCTCTTTACCGGAATTTACTTTTTGTAATGAGACTGAAAAGCGATTTATCGGAGACTTTAATGGAGATGGGAAAGCGGATATTTTAATCGTTAATAAGACAACTAAGAATTATCGTATTGTTTCTATTCGTCAATTAACGGTTGCACCTTGGGCAGCTGTTGAAGTAATTGGTACGGGAAATTTGGATCAGTTTAGTGATACAAAACAAATGCCTTTGGGAGATTTTAATGGAGACGGTAAAGTTGATGTCATGCTTCCTACCAGTGAAGGTGGTTCTGGTGATATAAATTGGAATATTTATTATAGTAATGGAAATACTTCTGGAGGAGAGTTTTTCACAAAGGAAAATTTAAATATTGTAGAATACTGGCCGGATACAAAAACGCATTATAATACTCAAAGACATTGGAGTAATTATTATGCAATGGATATCAATAAAGATGGGAAGTCTGATCTTGTTAGAGTGTGGAGAAAGTTTTATAAGGAATCCTGGACTATAAATAATCATGATACCGAATGGCAGGTTACCGGCTTTGCTAATAATATTGGTACGGTAAACGGTACAGTTTTTAATTTAACGTATGATTCTGGTGTAATACATTCAAATTCTCCGGATGTTCCAATTCCTATTAATTCTAATTTTAAATACAACGGAGCCAACACAGATCTTGTTTTTGTCAGAGGGCATTACAATAAAATTGAATATTATCAATTCAATAAAAATGTTGATGCCGAAAACAGATTAATAAGCGTAACAGAATCAAATGGAAACATAAAACAGACCATCGAATACAAACCAATGGAGGCTGCAGACAGCGGCTTAGGAAATTCTTCAACTGATTTTTATTCTTCAGAGAATGGAGTGACCTATCCTAATATCGAAATTATAAGAAATCCGGGAGCTTATTTGGTTTCTAAACTTACGGCAAAGATCAATGGTGTATCGAAGTATCAGGATTTTAGGTATAGAGGATATGTGTCTAATTTCAATTTTGGAACAGTTGGTTTTGTTAAAACCACCAGAAGCAGCTGGTACTTAAATAGCGGCGATGCCAAAATATGGACGACACAGTTTAATGATGTTGCTCTAAAGGGAGCCAATACCATTACCTGGACTAGTACTGACGGAAGCACTGTGTTTAATAGTGCACCAAGTAATTTACTGAGTACAAAGACAAATGAATTCGCAGTTTATACAGAAGGTGGCGGCGATGCTGTCTCGTCGCGTACCATTCCAAATACAATTACGATACAAGATCCTGTTACCGTCGGGCAGACTTATAAAGCCAGCGGTTCTATAATTGCCTTGTCAAAAGTAAATGATGATGTAGCAGTTGTTTATCAGGCACCTGAAATAATCCTAAAACCTGGATTTATTGCCAGTGCCAATAATAACAACAAGTTTACAGCTTCTCCTGTGGCTGCTTCTCAGGGTGGAAGTGCTCCAAATTCAAACGGGAGTGTTTATAATGTTTTGCTTACCAAACAAACTACTGTTGATCATTTGACAGGGGTGAAGAATGAAACTTCTTTTACTTATGACGGAACAGTTCAAAGTACGAATTACTTTGGTTTAGAAGTTAGAAATGTTTCAAAGCAGTATAGCGGGGCCACTTTGCAGGGAACTACTACGGTGGATACCGAATACGATAATAATCCTACAGGAGTTGGCAATGCTTATTACGTAGGACGTCCTAAAAAGATCAATTCTTCGAAGACGGTTTATACAGGTGATAATCGTACCTCTGAGGAAAAGTATACTTACACCGGATCAAACTTAACAAGAACTGAAAAGAAAGGACATAATACCTATCCAATTATAGAGGATATGAGTTATGATTCATTGGGGAATTTATTGACAAAAACAGTAAGTGCTCCGGGAGCACCGTCTCCACCGGCAGCAAGAACTATTACAGATGAATACGAAAGTACGAAACGATTTGTAGTCAAAAAAACAGACCATCAGGGCTTTGTAACGAATTTTGAATACAATGCATTAGGGCAGGTTACTAAATCAACAGATTATTTAGGAGTTGTCAACGATTACATCTACGACAACTGGGGGAAAGTAACTAACACGACTACACAAAATACAGCAGCAACACCTTTAACGAGTGCTATAGTTTATACCAAGTTGTCTGACGGCGGTTATACCACCACTACTACAACTAATACTGATGGTAAAACCATAACACAGTATGATGTATTAGGCAGGGCTGTGGTTACAACAACTAAAGGCTTTGCAGTAGGTACTATGGTTTCGAAGCAGGTTGTTTATGATGGATTAGGCAGAAAAACCAAAGAAAGTGAACCTTATTTTTCATCCCCAGGTCAATGGACAGTTTATGAGTATGACTATTTAATGCGTCCAGAAAAAATAACATCACCTACCGGAAAAGTTCAAAGTTTATCCTATTCAGGATTAACAACAACTAGTAACGATGATGGTAAGGTAACAACCATTACAGTTGATGCTTTAGGGAATAAAACACAGACTACAGATCCGGGTGGAGCTGTCAATTTTATATATTACGCCAACGGGCAATTAAAGGAGTCAGACTATCAGGGCAACAAAGTATCAATATCGATAGACGGCTGGGGTAATAAAGTTGGCATGACTGATCCAAGTGCCGGAACGTATACCTACTCTTATGATGCTTTCGGACAAATTAAAACGGAGACCACACCTAATGGAACAACTGCTTACGTGTATGATACCGCAGGAAAAACAATTGAAAAAACAATAGTTGGGAATAATACCAACAGTAAGACGACTTATGCTTATAATCCGGCTACCAATTTAATAACGACAAGCACTTTTGTTAATAATCTGGAGGGCAATTCGATTACCAATTCATTTGAATATGATAGTTATAAAAGAGTCAGTAAAACAATAGAAAATACCCCTTATGCTACTTTCACCAAAGAAATTACTTATGATACATTTGGACGTGCAGATAAAGAAACAGCAACAGCAGCTATAGGAGGTAAATCAAGTTCAAAGAAGTTAAAACATACCTATCAGAATAGCTTTCCATGGCAAATTGTAGACGACGCTACGCAACAGGTATTGTGGCAGACCAATTCGCTAAACGAAAGAGGGCAGTTAACAAATGCAAGTTTAGGAAACGGAATTGCCGTAAATAACAATTACGATCAATATGGTTATGCCTCACAGTTTAAGTGGGATAGAACGGTTACCAATCCGGGGAACGTAATGACTCTGACAACCGCTTTTGAACCTAAAAGAGGGAATCTGACCAATAGAACGAATAACCTGTTTAATTGGAATGAAAACTTTACATATGATGAATTAGACCGATTACTGACCTATAATAATGCACAGGGTCAGCAAGAAACACAGACTTACGATGCAAAAGGTAAAATTACCCAAAACAATTTGGGGACTTATAATTATACTGTAACCGGAAAAACATATCAAAACAACTCGATTACATTATCTACTCAGGCATTAGATTATTATAAAAACAGAGGTACAGGAGCCAATTCAGCTCCAAAGCTTGATTTAGATATTGCTTATAATACATTTAAGAGCCCTGCAACAATTAAGGAACGTGGACGTGATGGAAATTATATCGAGTATCTTAGTTTCACGTATAATGATGGTAACGATCGCAGTACGATGTTTTATGGAGGAGGGCAAGAAGATAAATTGTTTCGCCCGCTTAGAAAACATTACTCGGGTGACGGGACTATGGAAATCAAAGAAAACAGAACTACCGGTGTTATAGAATTTGTAACCTACATAGGGGGTGATGGTTATAGTGCTCCCCTTGTAGTAAAAAGTGATGGCACAGCACAAAATTATTTATATTTACATAGAGATTATCAGGGCACTATCTTGGCAGTAACCGATAACAGTGGAACAATAATCGAAAAGCGACTCTTTGATGCCTGGGGAGCCATTTTGAAAGTGCAAAACGGAGTTGGTACAGATTTAGGATTGTTGACTGTTTTAGATCGTGGATATACTGGGCATGAGCATTTGCAGAGCATAGGGATTATCAATATGAACGGTCGTTTGTACGATCCAAAATTGCATCGTTTCCTACAGCCGGATAATTTTATACAGGATCCATCCAATACCCAAAACTACAATCGTTATGGTTATGTACTCAATAACCCATTGAAGTATACAGATCCGAGTGGAGAATATGCTGAAATAGGATTTTTAGCGGCAGTAGGTATTGGGGCAGCTATAGCAGCCGTAACTTACACTTTAACAGCCTTGCTAGCCGATGTGCCATTTAGCGTAGGAGGTTTGGTTAAGTCTACTTTTATTGGTGCGGCAAGTGCAGCAGTGACCTTTGGAATTGGTAGTGCTTCAACAGAATTGTTTACTAACTTCTTTTCACGAGCGGCATTTCAGGCAGTAGCTCATGGTACCTTTCAGGGAAGCATGACCGCAATTTCAGGAGGTAAATTCTGGAGTGGTTTTGCTGCCGGAGCCCTAAGTAGTGTTGCTTCTAGCCTTTGGAGTGGAGGATCAAGTATGAGTGAAGTAGGTAAAAATGGTGCTGCAGTAGCGAATACCGGAATGAGCGGCCTTGGAGGAAGTTTTGCAAATTCGGGATTGGGTATGATTGCTTTTGGAACTGTTTCAGGAGGAACTGGTGCAGCACTTACAGGAGGCAATTTCTGGCAAGGGGCTGTAACAGGGTTAGTGGTTAGTGGGCTGAATCATTTTGTGCATGAGATTAAAGAAAGTACAAGTTTGCGACAAAAGATTGAAAATGGTGGACTAAATCCCGATGCTAAACCGGAAATGACATCGGAATTTATCACTGAAACATTGAATCCAAAAGTAGAAGGACTTCAAACCTCGTATGAGGCTGGCGGTAAACCAAGTTTTATATTTTCTGATGGAACAAGTGAGAATGTAGCTGAACATAATTTGTCAAGTACTAACAGAATAACCATATATGAAAAAAACGCTAAGAGTATATATCGTTTAGTGAGTTCATTATTTCATGAGTATAGACATGCTTACCAAATCGTTACTCATTTTTATTCGAGAGCTCAGAATATTTATGGACCATTAGGACCAGAAGGGGTGTATTCTAAACTAAGAGCTTTAATAGAATGGGATGCGTACAATTATCAAATAAATGTTGGTGGTGAAGTTGATGGTTTTATTTTTGGACAAAGAGATTTAATGAAAAAATATTTTGAAGGTAAATAA
- a CDS encoding glycosyltransferase family 4 protein, whose protein sequence is MKLLYITQRADEEGGVQRVLAVKTNYLIEKFDYEVSIVTQNEGNENLFFEFNKRIDFYDISLKSNKGFNLLQYKRKLEEYIKRIQPDCIIVCDFALKSFSIPLLISTKVPIVFEAHGSRFNEYKSAGLFRFSSKFKYNYRNYCASRFALFIALSEESLSEWSVKNSHVISNPLWIERKSFSDLEAKKVIAVARHSHEKGIDRLLQIWKSIVEKHSDWILEIYGKENEALGLRNLARKLKIEERVVFCNPVENIQRKYTEASILVMTSRNEALPMVLIEAMACGLPCIAYDCPVGPKAIIKNNKNGFLIEDGNQGSYIEKLSLLIEDKDLRSRMSEEAIKSVEKYNLHSIMTQWKELFDSIVKV, encoded by the coding sequence ATGAAATTACTCTATATTACACAAAGAGCAGACGAAGAAGGAGGAGTACAAAGAGTACTTGCGGTAAAAACTAATTATTTGATTGAAAAATTTGATTATGAAGTTAGTATTGTTACTCAAAATGAAGGGAATGAAAATCTTTTTTTTGAGTTTAATAAACGAATTGATTTTTACGATATATCATTAAAAAGTAACAAAGGATTTAACCTGCTTCAATATAAAAGAAAATTAGAAGAGTATATAAAAAGAATACAGCCCGATTGTATTATTGTTTGTGATTTTGCCTTAAAATCATTTTCAATTCCATTACTCATAAGCACAAAAGTCCCTATTGTTTTTGAAGCACATGGTTCAAGATTTAATGAATACAAGAGTGCTGGTCTTTTTAGATTTAGCAGCAAGTTTAAATACAATTATCGAAATTATTGTGCTTCTCGGTTTGCGCTTTTTATAGCATTATCTGAAGAAAGTTTGAGTGAATGGTCAGTTAAAAACAGTCATGTAATTTCTAATCCGTTATGGATTGAAAGAAAATCTTTTTCAGATTTAGAAGCAAAAAAAGTTATTGCTGTAGCACGGCATTCACATGAAAAGGGGATTGACAGATTACTTCAAATATGGAAATCCATAGTAGAAAAACATTCGGATTGGATATTGGAAATTTATGGCAAAGAAAATGAAGCTTTAGGCTTGCGAAATTTAGCAAGAAAGTTAAAAATCGAAGAGCGTGTAGTTTTTTGTAATCCGGTAGAAAATATACAGCGAAAATATACAGAAGCATCAATACTTGTAATGACTTCCAGAAACGAAGCATTGCCTATGGTATTGATTGAAGCAATGGCTTGTGGCTTGCCTTGTATAGCGTATGATTGCCCGGTTGGACCAAAAGCAATTATAAAAAACAATAAAAACGGATTTCTTATAGAAGATGGTAATCAGGGCTCTTATATTGAAAAGTTAAGTCTTTTGATAGAAGATAAAGACTTACGTTCGAGAATGAGTGAGGAAGCAATAAAAAGTGTAGAAAAGTATAATTTACATTCTATTATGACACAGTGGAAAGAATTATTTGACTCAATTGTAAAAGTTTAA
- a CDS encoding cell division ATP-binding protein FtsE: protein MSQTVLSLKEVTIYQEGKKILSHINLDVQHGEFIYIIGKTGSGKSSFMKTLYGDLPLTEGEGHIVEFDLATLKESEIPYLRRKIGIVFQDFKLLPDRSVKDNMLFVLKATGWSEKEAMEHKIDEVLDKVGMKEFLNKMPHQLSGGEQQRVAIARALLNDPEFILADEPTGNLDPQTSSEVLEVLKKINANGKTVIMVTHDYALLMKFPSKTLKCEDERIFEVVQRSV, encoded by the coding sequence ATGTCGCAAACCGTACTGTCTCTTAAAGAAGTCACTATATATCAGGAAGGAAAGAAAATTTTATCTCACATTAATTTAGATGTTCAGCACGGTGAATTCATCTACATCATTGGAAAGACAGGTTCCGGAAAGAGTAGTTTCATGAAAACACTTTATGGTGATTTGCCTTTAACGGAGGGTGAAGGACATATCGTTGAATTTGATCTTGCGACTTTAAAAGAAAGCGAAATCCCTTATTTGAGACGTAAAATCGGAATTGTGTTTCAGGATTTTAAGTTACTTCCGGATCGTTCCGTAAAAGACAATATGCTTTTTGTTTTAAAAGCCACCGGCTGGTCTGAAAAAGAAGCCATGGAGCATAAAATTGATGAAGTTCTGGATAAGGTAGGTATGAAAGAGTTCTTAAACAAGATGCCACACCAACTTTCGGGAGGTGAACAGCAGCGTGTTGCCATTGCAAGAGCGTTACTGAATGATCCTGAATTTATCTTAGCCGATGAGCCAACCGGAAATCTTGATCCGCAAACCAGCTCAGAGGTTCTTGAAGTACTTAAAAAAATCAATGCCAACGGTAAAACAGTAATCATGGTAACTCACGATTATGCTTTACTGATGAAATTCCCGTCTAAAACCCTAAAATGTGAAGACGAAAGAATTTTTGAAGTGGTACAACGCAGCGTATAG